One genomic window of Neisseria sp. oral taxon 014 str. F0314 includes the following:
- a CDS encoding CHAP domain-containing protein: protein MAANEFKVSNQENSKEYIKDQVINDYIENLRKYNGYTEKGKDITIFGAHYGLQGQFWCDMYVDYVMEESFGKQNARQMIGGFSARTENSKNNYQKIGGWNDSANYTPQKGDQIFFLLPTKDKTRTVNHTGVVTDVDLEKGIVYTIEGNTSAKPRDGSGTTVREKQYNLNHPSIKGYGTPNWDIEIKDRLDNLEQNENTKENNSPADKLQALIQGLKNDTDGTFATKALAENPDVVANFRAEQAEALKENRQQQETAQNTPQMQEERSYGGRSFG, encoded by the coding sequence ATGGCAGCAAATGAATTTAAAGTAAGCAATCAAGAAAATTCGAAAGAATATATTAAAGATCAAGTAATTAATGATTATATTGAAAACTTAAGGAAATATAACGGCTATACAGAAAAAGGCAAAGACATAACCATTTTTGGTGCGCACTATGGACTACAAGGACAATTTTGGTGCGATATGTATGTTGATTATGTTATGGAAGAATCTTTTGGTAAACAAAATGCAAGACAAATGATTGGGGGATTTTCCGCAAGAACAGAAAATAGTAAAAATAATTATCAAAAAATTGGGGGGTGGAATGATTCGGCAAATTATACACCCCAAAAGGGAGACCAGATTTTTTTCCTCTTACCTACAAAAGACAAAACTAGAACTGTTAATCATACTGGCGTTGTTACCGATGTGGATTTGGAAAAAGGGATTGTTTACACGATAGAAGGAAATACAAGTGCCAAACCACGCGATGGTTCTGGAACAACTGTCAGAGAAAAACAATATAATTTAAATCATCCTTCAATTAAGGGGTATGGCACGCCTAATTGGGATATTGAAATTAAGGACAGATTAGATAATTTAGAACAAAACGAAAATACAAAAGAAAACAACTCTCCAGCCGACAAACTCCAAGCCCTTATTCAAGGTTTGAAAAACGACACCGACGGCACATTTGCCACCAAAGCCTTGGCAGAAAATCCCGATGTAGTGGCAAATTTCCGTGCCGAACAGGCAGAAGCCTTAAAAGAAAACCGCCAGCAGCAAGAAACCGCCCAAAATACGCCGCAAATGCAAGAAGAACGCAGCTATGGCGGTAGGTCGTTCGGTTGA
- a CDS encoding DUF6636 domain-containing protein, producing the protein MQYKKLLIIPTIALSIFSAGCTVNAKEPVSTINDSYMNETTNYKFNFRAANGTIYCGAESQLEDAEVIGVECFTRIENEPILPRGECELEWGESFFVGQNGKASLVCSSDFPFNPRATILKSGESIKGDGWQCTASESTLTCTNRDKHGFKINKQSQELF; encoded by the coding sequence ATGCAATATAAAAAATTACTCATTATCCCAACTATTGCACTTTCTATTTTTTCGGCAGGTTGTACAGTGAATGCAAAAGAGCCTGTTTCTACAATAAACGATTCATATATGAATGAAACAACGAACTACAAATTTAACTTTCGTGCTGCCAATGGCACAATTTATTGTGGAGCAGAAAGTCAGCTTGAAGATGCAGAAGTAATAGGCGTAGAGTGTTTTACCCGAATTGAGAATGAGCCGATTTTGCCACGCGGTGAGTGTGAATTGGAATGGGGTGAATCGTTTTTTGTGGGACAAAATGGAAAAGCCAGTCTGGTTTGTAGTAGCGATTTTCCATTTAACCCTAGGGCAACAATATTAAAATCAGGGGAAAGTATTAAAGGTGATGGTTGGCAATGCACAGCAAGCGAATCAACGCTAACTTGTACTAACCGTGATAAACATGGCTTTAAAATCAACAAACAGTCACAGGAATTATTTTAA
- a CDS encoding type IV secretory system conjugative DNA transfer family protein produces MISLKHKIFLVLLGLLVALFAGIYLSGWILLTWVHSHQSTEFTTIFQYLYHYGDHPVHGTKIKISAFIGFLAPFLLLIFFAAALLVRKEENLYGKARFAKSSELQKAGFFKSTENSIVVGKQGNQYLFYSGQQFALLAAPTRSGKGVGIVIPNLLSYQGSMVVLDIKQENFDLTSGFREKHGQKVYLFNPFAEDQCTHRWNPLSYVSEDPNFRISDLSSIANMLYPTGENPKDRFWLNQAQNVFMALALFLLDKRKQDGSTLCSIGALYRLSNGDGRDLRDYFREISEAPFVSKQCKSAFAGILGQPEETFGNIMATFKEPLLPWLNPIVDAATSADDFLLTDVRKQKMTIYIGIQPNKLAEARLIINLFFSQLINLNTKELPQSNKELRYQCLLLMDEFTSIGAVDIIAKSVSYIAGYNIRLFPIIQSLAQLDSVYGKEVSRTMVTNHALQILYTPREQQDAADYSEMLGYTSVKKSNVTKGREKSVSIGDERRALMLPQELKAMPEDKEIFVYEGLSHPVMCEKIRYYKDSSFTKRLQGKIKVPRLNVSA; encoded by the coding sequence ATGATTTCTTTAAAACATAAAATATTTTTAGTATTGCTGGGACTGCTGGTCGCACTCTTCGCAGGTATTTATTTATCCGGCTGGATATTGCTAACATGGGTGCATTCCCACCAAAGTACCGAATTTACGACCATATTTCAGTATCTGTATCACTATGGCGACCATCCTGTCCATGGAACAAAAATCAAAATATCCGCATTTATAGGTTTCTTAGCCCCGTTCCTGCTGTTGATTTTCTTCGCGGCAGCGCTTTTAGTGCGCAAAGAAGAAAACTTATACGGTAAAGCTAGATTCGCCAAATCATCTGAATTGCAGAAGGCCGGTTTCTTCAAATCTACTGAAAATTCAATTGTTGTCGGTAAGCAGGGTAATCAGTATCTTTTCTATAGTGGACAGCAATTTGCTTTATTGGCTGCTCCTACCCGTTCAGGCAAGGGGGTGGGTATCGTTATTCCTAACTTGCTTAGTTATCAGGGTTCTATGGTTGTACTGGACATCAAACAGGAAAACTTTGACTTAACCAGCGGCTTTCGTGAAAAGCATGGGCAAAAAGTATACTTGTTTAATCCTTTTGCCGAAGACCAATGTACACACCGTTGGAATCCTTTGAGCTATGTTTCTGAAGACCCGAATTTTCGGATTTCGGACCTATCCAGTATCGCCAATATGCTTTATCCGACAGGAGAAAATCCGAAAGACAGATTCTGGCTCAATCAGGCTCAAAATGTTTTTATGGCACTTGCTTTATTTCTCTTGGATAAACGCAAACAGGACGGTTCTACTCTTTGTTCGATAGGCGCTTTATATCGTTTGTCAAACGGTGACGGCAGGGATTTGCGGGATTATTTTCGGGAAATATCAGAGGCTCCTTTTGTCAGCAAACAGTGTAAATCTGCTTTTGCCGGAATACTCGGACAACCTGAAGAAACATTCGGCAATATTATGGCTACTTTCAAGGAACCGCTACTTCCTTGGCTGAACCCTATTGTAGATGCGGCAACCAGTGCGGATGATTTTCTGCTTACCGATGTACGCAAACAAAAGATGACTATCTATATCGGTATCCAACCAAACAAACTGGCTGAAGCCCGATTAATCATTAATCTATTCTTTAGCCAACTGATTAACCTTAATACCAAAGAACTTCCTCAAAGCAATAAAGAACTGCGGTATCAGTGCCTTTTATTGATGGATGAATTTACTTCCATAGGTGCTGTAGATATTATTGCCAAATCAGTCAGTTATATCGCAGGTTACAACATTAGGCTATTTCCGATCATTCAATCTTTAGCCCAATTAGATTCTGTATATGGAAAAGAAGTAAGCCGGACTATGGTAACCAACCATGCCTTACAAATCCTCTACACCCCGCGCGAGCAACAAGATGCAGCGGATTACTCGGAAATGCTCGGTTATACATCAGTAAAAAAATCCAATGTAACTAAAGGCAGGGAGAAAAGTGTCAGTATTGGTGACGAACGTCGGGCATTGATGCTTCCACAAGAATTAAAGGCAATGCCGGAAGATAAAGAGATTTTCGTGTATGAGGGTCTATCCCATCCTGTGATGTGTGAAAAAATCCGCTATTATAAAGATAGTTCGTTTACAAAACGATTACAGGGCAAGATTAAAGTGCCGAGATTAAACGTATCTGCTTAA
- the mutS gene encoding DNA mismatch repair protein MutS, with protein sequence MSKSAVSPMMQQYLAIKSQHADKLVFYRMGDFYELFLDDAVEAAKLLDITLTTRGQMDGVPIKMAGVPFHAAEQYLARLVKMGKSVAVCEQVGEVGAGKGPVERKVVRIVTPGTLTDAAFLEDKETNRIAAVNADKKHIAIAWASLQSGEFKTKLTTADKLADELARLQAAEILLPEGKSLPNGFQTTSANITRLNSWQFAADAGAKLLTEYFGCQDLHGFGLDGKEHEAAVGAAGALLNYIRLTQNLMPQHLDGISLETDSQYIGMDAATRRNLEITQTLSGKKSPTLFSILDGCATHMGSRLLALWLHHPLRSRAHIRARQEAVDALGSQYETLQGRLKNIADIERIAARIAVGNARPRDLAALRDSLFALSEIELSAEGSSLLETLKAVFPETLPVAETLKAAVMPEPAVWLKDGGVINQGYSAELDELRHIQNHGDEFLLDLEARERERTGLSTLKVEFNRVHGFYIELSKVQAEQAPADYQRRQTLKNAERFITPELKTFEDKVLTAQEQALALEKRLFEALLKDIQTTLPQLQKAAKAAAALDVLSTFAATAAERGFVCPEFADYPVIHIENGRHPVVEQQVRHFTANHTRLDHKHRLMLLTGPNMGGKSTYMRQVAHIVLMAHTGSFVPADAAQIGPIDQIFTRIGASDDLASNRSTFMVEMSETAYILHHATDQSLVLMDEVGRGTSTFDGLALAHAIAEHLLQKNKSFSLFATHYFELTKLPEAYATAVNMHLSALEQGQDIVFLHHIEPGPASKSYGIAVAKLAGLPNRALKAAQKHLDELEAQAAAVRPQLDIFSMMPSENRVEEEEIECADNPPADALVEALAQIQPDNLTPREALDALYRLKQILI encoded by the coding sequence ATGAGCAAATCCGCCGTTTCCCCGATGATGCAGCAGTATCTCGCCATCAAATCGCAGCACGCCGACAAGCTGGTGTTTTACCGCATGGGCGATTTTTACGAGCTGTTTTTGGATGACGCGGTGGAAGCGGCGAAGCTGTTGGACATCACCCTGACCACACGCGGGCAGATGGACGGCGTGCCGATTAAGATGGCGGGCGTGCCGTTTCACGCGGCGGAGCAGTATCTGGCGCGGCTGGTGAAGATGGGCAAAAGCGTGGCAGTGTGCGAGCAGGTAGGCGAAGTCGGCGCGGGCAAAGGGCCGGTGGAGCGCAAAGTCGTGCGCATCGTTACGCCCGGCACGCTGACCGACGCGGCGTTTTTGGAAGACAAGGAAACCAACCGCATCGCGGCGGTGAACGCGGATAAAAAACACATCGCCATCGCGTGGGCATCTTTGCAAAGCGGCGAATTCAAAACCAAGCTGACGACGGCGGACAAGCTCGCCGACGAGCTGGCGCGTTTGCAGGCGGCGGAAATCCTGTTGCCCGAAGGCAAAAGCCTGCCTAATGGTTTTCAGACGACCTCTGCCAACATCACACGCCTGAACTCATGGCAGTTTGCCGCCGACGCGGGCGCGAAATTGTTGACCGAATACTTCGGCTGCCAAGACCTGCACGGCTTCGGTTTGGACGGCAAGGAGCACGAAGCCGCCGTCGGCGCGGCGGGCGCGCTGCTGAACTACATCCGCCTGACGCAAAACCTGATGCCGCAACACTTAGACGGCATTTCGCTCGAAACTGACAGCCAATATATCGGCATGGACGCCGCCACGCGCCGCAATCTCGAAATCACGCAAACCCTCTCCGGCAAAAAATCGCCGACCCTGTTTTCCATACTCGACGGCTGTGCCACCCACATGGGCAGCCGCCTCTTGGCACTCTGGCTGCACCACCCCTTACGCAGCCGCGCCCACATCCGCGCCCGCCAAGAAGCCGTTGACGCCTTGGGTTCGCAATACGAAACCCTGCAAGGTCGTCTGAAAAACATTGCGGACATCGAACGCATCGCCGCCCGCATCGCCGTCGGCAACGCCCGCCCGCGCGACCTCGCCGCCCTGCGCGACAGCCTGTTTGCCCTGTCCGAAATCGAATTGTCCGCCGAGGGCAGCAGTCTCTTAGAAACCCTCAAAGCCGTTTTCCCCGAAACCCTGCCCGTCGCCGAAACCCTCAAAGCCGCCGTGATGCCCGAACCCGCCGTCTGGCTCAAAGACGGCGGCGTCATCAACCAAGGCTATTCGGCAGAACTCGACGAGTTGCGCCACATCCAAAACCACGGCGACGAATTCCTGCTCGACCTCGAAGCGCGCGAACGCGAACGCACCGGCCTTTCCACCCTCAAAGTCGAGTTCAACCGCGTCCACGGCTTCTACATCGAGCTATCCAAAGTCCAGGCCGAGCAAGCCCCCGCCGACTACCAACGCCGCCAGACCCTGAAAAACGCCGAACGCTTCATCACCCCCGAACTCAAAACCTTCGAAGACAAAGTCCTGACCGCGCAAGAGCAGGCATTGGCATTGGAAAAACGCCTGTTTGAAGCCCTCCTCAAAGACATTCAGACGACCCTTCCACAGCTTCAAAAAGCCGCCAAAGCCGCCGCTGCGCTGGACGTACTTTCCACCTTCGCCGCCACCGCCGCCGAACGCGGCTTCGTCTGTCCAGAGTTCGCCGACTACCCCGTCATCCATATCGAAAACGGCCGCCATCCCGTCGTCGAACAACAAGTGCGCCACTTCACCGCCAACCACACCCGCCTCGACCACAAACACCGCCTCATGCTCCTGACCGGCCCCAACATGGGCGGCAAATCCACCTACATGCGCCAAGTCGCCCACATCGTTCTCATGGCGCACACCGGCAGCTTCGTCCCCGCCGATGCCGCCCAAATCGGACCCATCGACCAAATCTTCACCCGCATCGGCGCATCCGACGACCTCGCCTCCAACCGCTCCACCTTCATGGTCGAAATGAGCGAAACCGCCTACATCCTCCACCACGCCACCGACCAATCCCTCGTCCTCATGGACGAAGTCGGACGCGGCACCTCCACCTTCGACGGCCTCGCCCTCGCACACGCCATCGCCGAACACCTGCTGCAAAAAAACAAATCCTTCAGCCTCTTCGCCACCCACTATTTCGAGCTGACCAAGCTGCCCGAAGCCTACGCAACGGCAGTCAACATGCACCTCTCCGCGCTCGAACAAGGACAAGACATCGTCTTCCTCCACCACATCGAACCCGGCCCCGCCAGCAAAAGCTACGGCATCGCCGTCGCCAAACTCGCCGGCCTGCCCAACCGCGCTCTCAAAGCCGCCCAAAAACATCTGGACGAACTCGAAGCTCAAGCCGCCGCCGTCCGCCCGCAGTTGGATATCTTCAGCATGATGCCGTCTGAAAATAGGGTAGAAGAGGAAGAGATTGAGTGTGCCGACAATCCGCCAGCAGATGCCTTGGTCGAAGCCTTGGCGCAGATCCAGCCCGACAACCTCACGCCGCGCGAAGCCTTGGATGCGCTGTACCGCCTCAAACAGATTTTAATCTGA
- a CDS encoding thiamine ABC transporter substrate-binding protein, giving the protein MKLHVFSGIAALALCLNAWGQAEVRLAVHKTFKLPKETIARFEKANDAKVSVITAGSGNEMLNKLILSKANPIADAVYGLDNANIGKARQAGILAERQPESAPVSASMPVALAVDYAYVALNYDKEWFEKHKLPLPKTMQDLAKPEYKDLLVVPNPATSSTGLTFLLANIGGMGEEAAFKWWAQMRQNGVKVANGWSEAYYTDFTRNGGAYPLVVSYATSPAAEVHFSKGKFSVPPTGNLFLKGGVFRQVEGAAVLKGAKQPVLAAKLVQWLQSGEVQKALPTEMWVYPAVKNTPLPKVFEFAQAPQHNDSPGRADIDAKQKQWLSRWTRTVLK; this is encoded by the coding sequence ATGAAACTGCACGTCTTCTCCGGCATCGCCGCACTGGCGCTCTGCCTGAATGCGTGGGGGCAGGCGGAGGTCCGCCTCGCGGTGCACAAAACGTTCAAACTGCCCAAGGAAACCATCGCCCGATTTGAAAAAGCCAACGACGCCAAGGTTTCGGTCATCACGGCGGGCAGCGGCAACGAAATGCTCAACAAGCTGATTTTAAGCAAGGCCAATCCGATTGCCGATGCGGTATACGGTTTGGACAATGCCAACATCGGCAAGGCGCGGCAGGCCGGTATTCTGGCGGAGCGGCAACCCGAATCCGCGCCCGTTTCGGCCTCCATGCCGGTGGCGTTGGCGGTGGATTACGCCTATGTCGCGCTCAATTACGACAAAGAATGGTTTGAGAAACACAAACTGCCGCTGCCCAAAACCATGCAGGATTTGGCCAAACCCGAATATAAAGACCTGCTGGTCGTACCCAACCCGGCCACATCCAGCACCGGCCTGACCTTCCTGCTGGCCAATATCGGCGGCATGGGCGAAGAGGCGGCGTTCAAATGGTGGGCGCAAATGCGGCAGAACGGCGTGAAAGTCGCCAACGGCTGGAGTGAGGCGTATTACACCGATTTCACCCGCAACGGCGGCGCATACCCCCTCGTCGTCAGCTACGCCACCAGCCCTGCGGCCGAAGTGCATTTTTCCAAAGGCAAATTCAGCGTGCCGCCGACCGGCAACCTCTTCCTCAAAGGCGGCGTGTTCCGCCAAGTAGAAGGCGCGGCGGTATTGAAAGGTGCGAAACAGCCGGTGCTGGCGGCGAAACTGGTGCAATGGCTGCAAAGCGGCGAAGTGCAAAAAGCCCTGCCGACCGAAATGTGGGTCTATCCCGCAGTGAAAAACACGCCGCTGCCCAAAGTGTTCGAGTTTGCCCAAGCCCCGCAGCATAACGATTCACCGGGTCGTGCCGACATCGACGCCAAGCAGAAACAGTGGCTTAGCCGCTGGACGCGGACAGTGTTAAAATAG
- a CDS encoding pyrimidine 5'-nucleotidase: protein MNETVWLFDLDNTLHNADAGIFYLINRRMTEYLAGRLNLPEEEASRLRQDYWHRYGATLAGLQIHHPEIDVGDFLRQSHLLDEILAKLTPIEGTEETLGRLKGRKTVFSNGPSFYVRAVVNALGLEKYFDLLAGTEDFGLLYKPDRHAYLNVCRLLATHPAACIMVDDSADNLHAAKMLGMRTVWFGRHAHPLPFTDAAVSGMAALAEWGGNVGP from the coding sequence ATGAACGAAACCGTTTGGCTGTTCGACCTCGACAACACGCTGCACAACGCCGATGCGGGCATTTTCTACCTCATCAACCGCCGCATGACCGAATATCTGGCAGGCCGTCTGAACCTGCCCGAAGAAGAAGCCTCGCGCCTCAGGCAGGATTACTGGCACCGCTACGGCGCCACGCTGGCCGGACTGCAAATCCACCATCCTGAAATCGATGTCGGCGACTTTCTGCGCCAATCCCACCTCCTTGATGAAATTTTAGCCAAACTCACGCCGATTGAAGGCACCGAAGAAACTTTAGGCCGTCTGAAAGGTCGAAAAACAGTATTCTCGAATGGTCCGTCGTTTTACGTCCGCGCCGTCGTCAACGCCCTCGGGTTGGAAAAATATTTCGACCTGTTGGCGGGCACCGAAGACTTCGGCCTGCTCTACAAACCCGACCGGCACGCCTATTTGAATGTCTGTCGCCTGCTGGCAACACATCCCGCCGCCTGCATCATGGTGGACGACAGCGCCGACAACCTGCACGCCGCCAAAATGCTGGGTATGCGGACCGTATGGTTCGGCCGACACGCGCATCCGCTGCCCTTTACCGACGCCGCCGTTTCCGGCATGGCCGCACTGGCAGAGTGGGGCGGCAATGTCGGGCCGTAA
- a CDS encoding spore cortex protein — MRYLAMILAAAALAGCTWETYQNADGHTSLRQKYEKGTRVYYQDGTYSRNMRYNQFRPEQHAIRPAMNAERDVRGTNWQKPQKQNETTAE; from the coding sequence ATGCGCTATTTAGCAATGATTCTGGCCGCTGCCGCGCTGGCAGGCTGCACATGGGAGACCTACCAAAATGCCGACGGCCACACCTCACTGCGGCAGAAATACGAAAAAGGCACGCGCGTCTATTATCAGGACGGCACCTACTCCCGCAACATGCGCTATAACCAGTTCCGCCCCGAACAACATGCCATCCGGCCTGCGATGAACGCCGAACGGGACGTACGCGGTACAAACTGGCAAAAACCCCAAAAACAAAACGAAACAACCGCCGAATAA
- the glmU gene encoding bifunctional UDP-N-acetylglucosamine diphosphorylase/glucosamine-1-phosphate N-acetyltransferase GlmU, whose product MSTTPLNIVILAAGKGTRMYSKMPKVLHRIGGKPMVERVIDTAAALNPQNICVVIGHGKDQVLDTVKRDVVWVEQTEQLGTGHAVKTALPHLSAEGRTLVLYGDVPLIDTATLETLLEAAGSEVGLLTDVPADPTGLGRIIRDSQGSVTAIVEEKDADAAQKAVREINTGILVLPNAKLENWLNSLSSNNAQGEYYLTDLIAKAVADGIKVHPVQVRASHLAAGVNNKLQLAELERIFQTEQAQELLKAGVTLRDPARFDLRGRLKHGQDVVIDVNVVLEGDIEIGDNVEIGANCVIKNAKIGANSKIAPFSHLEDCEVGQNNQIGPYARLRPQARLSDDVHVGNFVEIKNAAIGKGTKANHLTYIGDAEVGSKTNFGAGTIIANYDGVNKYKTVIGDEVRIGSNCVLVAPVKLGNKVTTGAGSTITRNVEDNKLALARARQTVIEGWVRPEKGDKKL is encoded by the coding sequence ATGTCCACAACACCCCTCAACATCGTCATTCTCGCCGCCGGCAAAGGCACGCGCATGTATTCCAAAATGCCCAAAGTGCTGCACCGCATCGGCGGCAAGCCCATGGTCGAGCGCGTTATCGACACCGCCGCCGCCCTGAATCCGCAAAACATCTGCGTCGTCATCGGACACGGCAAAGACCAAGTTTTAGACACCGTCAAACGCGACGTCGTCTGGGTCGAACAAACCGAACAACTCGGCACCGGCCACGCCGTCAAAACCGCCCTGCCCCACCTTTCCGCCGAAGGCCGCACGCTGGTACTGTACGGCGACGTTCCCCTGATTGACACCGCCACCCTCGAAACCCTGCTCGAAGCCGCCGGCAGCGAAGTCGGACTGTTGACCGACGTTCCCGCCGACCCGACAGGCTTGGGCCGCATCATCCGCGACAGCCAAGGCAGCGTAACCGCCATCGTCGAAGAAAAAGACGCCGACGCCGCCCAAAAAGCCGTCCGCGAAATCAACACAGGCATCCTCGTCCTGCCCAACGCCAAACTCGAAAACTGGCTGAACAGTCTCTCCAGCAACAACGCCCAAGGCGAATACTACCTGACCGACCTCATCGCCAAAGCCGTTGCCGACGGCATCAAAGTCCATCCCGTCCAAGTGCGCGCCTCCCACCTCGCCGCCGGCGTGAACAACAAACTCCAGCTTGCCGAACTCGAACGCATCTTCCAAACCGAACAGGCGCAAGAATTGCTCAAAGCAGGCGTCACCCTGCGCGACCCCGCCCGTTTTGATTTACGAGGCCGTCTGAAACACGGACAAGACGTCGTGATTGACGTCAACGTCGTCCTCGAAGGCGACATCGAAATCGGCGACAACGTCGAAATCGGCGCAAACTGCGTCATTAAAAACGCCAAAATCGGCGCAAACAGCAAAATCGCCCCCTTCTCCCACCTCGAAGACTGCGAAGTCGGACAAAACAACCAAATCGGCCCCTACGCCCGCCTGCGTCCGCAAGCCCGCCTTTCAGACGACGTACACGTCGGCAACTTCGTCGAAATCAAAAATGCCGCCATCGGCAAAGGTACCAAAGCCAACCACCTCACCTACATCGGCGACGCCGAAGTCGGCAGCAAAACCAACTTCGGCGCAGGTACGATTATTGCCAACTACGACGGCGTGAACAAATACAAAACCGTCATCGGCGACGAAGTCCGTATCGGTTCCAACTGCGTCTTAGTCGCCCCTGTCAAACTCGGCAACAAAGTTACAACCGGCGCAGGCAGCACGATTACCCGCAATGTCGAAGACAACAAACTCGCCCTCGCCCGCGCCCGCCAAACCGTGATCGAAGGCTGGGTACGTCCGGAAAAAGGGGATAAAAAGTTGTGA
- a CDS encoding glycoside hydrolase family 19 protein, producing MNNNTKLMHEEKILQEAMSNGISSRKELANLLAQVAHESDNFSTMEENLNYSAKRLAQLWPKRYADGNHNPNEKALNIAKNPEKIANDVYSNRMGNGNSNSGDGYRYRGRGYIQLTGRSNYEMATKELQIDLINKPELAATSEVAAKIAILYWEKRVPDSHKENVRQATKYINGGLNGLADRQNKYDEYYQKLTPEYLDKIQKGQQHSSNAQYDDFSALVSNLINDKDGSFTKQLLADNKDIVDAFNAKVQEKIKQEEQQTIAQEAQREVVEKSFGGRSFS from the coding sequence ATGAATAATAATACGAAATTGATGCATGAGGAAAAAATCCTTCAAGAGGCTATGTCGAATGGAATTTCTTCGAGAAAAGAACTGGCCAATCTTCTTGCTCAGGTTGCTCATGAATCTGACAATTTTAGTACTATGGAAGAAAATTTAAATTATTCTGCTAAAAGATTAGCTCAATTATGGCCCAAAAGATATGCAGATGGAAACCATAATCCAAATGAAAAAGCTCTGAATATTGCTAAAAACCCTGAAAAAATTGCTAATGATGTGTACTCCAATAGAATGGGAAATGGTAATTCTAATTCGGGAGATGGTTACCGTTATCGAGGTAGAGGATATATTCAATTAACTGGGCGCAGTAATTATGAAATGGCTACGAAAGAATTGCAGATCGATCTAATTAATAAACCAGAATTAGCCGCAACTTCAGAAGTTGCGGCTAAAATAGCTATTTTATATTGGGAAAAAAGAGTTCCGGATTCTCACAAAGAGAATGTACGACAAGCTACAAAATATATTAATGGCGGTTTAAATGGTTTGGCAGATAGACAAAATAAGTATGATGAGTATTATCAAAAACTAACTCCTGAATATTTAGATAAAATTCAAAAAGGGCAGCAACATTCATCAAACGCACAATACGATGATTTTAGTGCATTAGTTAGCAATCTGATCAATGATAAAGACGGTTCGTTTACCAAACAGTTGTTAGCAGACAATAAAGATATCGTTGATGCTTTTAATGCCAAAGTTCAGGAGAAAATAAAGCAAGAAGAACAACAAACTATTGCCCAAGAAGCACAACGGGAAGTAGTTGAGAAAAGTTTTGGTGGCCGTTCTTTTAGTTAG